The stretch of DNA TATTATTTATTTATTTGGCGGTGGCGGGGTGGTGGGGAGTGAAGAGTGGAAACCTGGTGCAGCTCAGGCAGGGTCAAAATTAAATCGACTGTCTCATTAGCAATCAGTAAACAATTAAAGCGCCTGGCCTATTGTTTTGGTGTTTTGGTGATGGTCAAGAATCCAAGAACCGCCTGGTCACTTAACAGGGTTACGGGTCAAGGGGGGGCAATGAGGGGGTTGGAGGCGATTGTGGGAGTGGTCGTAGGAAGGCGCCCTGAATGCTTGCTACTCGGGGGCTGGGGTGTCGGGGATGACGAGTTCGCCTTTGAAGAGTTCGAGGGCCTCCTTGATGAGGGGGTCGTTCTTGAACTCGACCGGGTCGATCTTGATGGGGGCGACTTTGTCGGTGGGGGCAGGGCGGCGACGGGCCGGGGCGGCCGTTGAAGATGCGGCAGGGGGCGGGGTGCGCGGGGTGGATGCGGGCGGTGGCGTCGGGGCAGGCGAGGGGGTGGCGGGATCGGCGGCGGGGTCGTCGGGGAGGCGGATGAACCGGAGGGTGAGCGGGGCGCCCAGTGCGGACAACCGTGCCTCGAGGGCCTTCCGGGTGCGTTCCTGATCCACCAGGGTGCGCTGATGGTCGTGGGCGGGCGGGTAACCGACCGAGAGAACGCCGCGTTCGATGTGCAGGGGGTGTCCGGACTGGAGGGCGGCGCGTGCCATCGGACTGGCGGCGGCAACGAGGCGGGTCCAAAGGGAGACGGGATCGTCGGGAATGCCTTCTTGGGCCGGGGCGGAAGGGGCGGACGAGGTTGGAGCCGGGATGGGGGGTGCGGGTGCGGGTGCCCGTGCGGGGGCAGCGGCGGGTGTGTCAACGGATGGGCGGGAGGCAGGGTGGGAGGGGTTGGCGGCGACCGGCGCGGCGGTTGGGGCGGCCGGTGAGGAGGGCGGCGTCGGAGGTTGGGGTGCGGCAGGTGCGGCTTCGTGACGAAGTTGCTGGAGGTGCTGGAGGACGAGGTCGAGGTTGACAGCGTTGCGGGCCTCGATGGCTTTGAGGAGAGTCACTTCGAAGAAGATCTTCCGGGCCACGGCGTCGCGGAGGCGGCGTTCGGCGGAGGTGAGGATATCCAGGATGCGGGTGACGGCGTCCTGGGAGGCAGTGGAGGTCTGGCCGGCAAGTTCGAGGGCCTCGGATTCGGTGACTTCGAGGAGGGAAAGGTCGCCATGGGTGACCTGGGCGATCATGAGGTTGCGGAAGTGTTGGAGCAGATCGTGGAGGAGTCGGCTGAGGTCCTTGCCGTTGCGGGCGAGTTCGTTGAGTTCCGTGAGAGCGGCGGCGGGATTGGATTCAAGGACGGCGCGGGCGAGGGCGAGGATCTGGCCTCGGGCGGCGAGCCCGAACATGGAGAGGACATCGGACTCCTCGATGCGGTCTCCGCAGAAACTGATGAGCTGATCGAGCGTGCTTTCGGCGTCGCGCATGCCGCCATCGGCGCCGCGGGCGATGGCCTGAAGGGCGGGCGTGGCGATGGTGACACCCTCGGCTTCGGCGATCGATTGAAGGTGGCGGACGATGAGGGTGGCGGGGATGCGGCGCAGGTCGAAGCGCTGGCAGCGGGAGAGGATGGTGGGGAGGACGCGTTCGGGGTCGGTGGTGGCGAAGAGGAATTTCACATGGGCGGGGGGTTCCTCGAGGGTTTTGAGGAGGGCATTGAAGGCCGCCGTGGTGAGCATGTGGACCTCGTCGATGATGTAGATCTTGTAGGTCGAGGCGGCGGGGGCGAAGCGGGCGGTATCGCGGAGTTCGCGGACTTGTTCGACGCCATTGTTGGAAGCGCCGTCGATTTCGAGGACATCGAGGGAGCGGCCTTCGGCGATTTCCCGGCAGCGGGGGTCGTCGAGGTCAAAATCGGCGCTGGGTCCGCCGGTGGCGTTGAGGGCCATGGCGAAGATGCGGGCGATGGTGGTTTTGCCGGTGCCGCGGGGGCCGCAGAAGAGGTAGGCGTGGGCGATGCGTCCCGAGCGGATGGCGTTGGCGAGGGTCTGGGTGACGTGTTCCTGTCCGACGACCTCGGCAAAGCGCTGGGGGCGGTATTTGCGGGCGATGACCTGGTAGCTCATGGCGCGGGAGGGGAAAGGGAATGCCAGGGACACCACGGCAGATGCGGAGCGAGCTACCGTTGCTGCCTTCCGGCCCTGGCGGGGTTTGCAGGTCCGCATTCCATGGGCCCTGGCGGCGTCAGTGTGGGGGGACGGGCGCGCGGTGGGGCAAGGAGATTATCCGGAGGAAGTGCAGGGCCCGTGCAACCCGGAGTTGTGGGGAGAGGGGCGAGCCTGGCGAAGCGTGGCATTGGGGGGGCGGGTTCCACGCGGCCGCAACGGTGGGGTGCAGTGGGTTGGGGACTCGCGAACTCGTCCCTTCGATTCGGGCCTCCGCACCCACATAGACGGGGATGCACCGGGGCAGGCCAGAGGGGCTGACCCAGGCGGGGGCGAGGGCGGACTTTTGCTTCTCCGGGGAGGGAGGGGTGGCCTAGGGTACCGGGGTGGGCGTGATGTCCGACCGATTGCTGTTTGGGGTGGCGGTGCTGTTCTATGCGGCAGCGACCGGGTATGCGGTGCTGTTGTGGCGGCGCGGGTTCCGGCGGGACGACAGCTGGTGTTACACGTGGCTGGCGCTGGCGTGCGTCCCCCACACGGCGGCATTGCTGGCGCGTGGATTCTCGCTGCAACGCTGCCCTGT from Verrucomicrobiia bacterium encodes:
- the dnaX gene encoding DNA polymerase III subunit gamma/tau codes for the protein MSYQVIARKYRPQRFAEVVGQEHVTQTLANAIRSGRIAHAYLFCGPRGTGKTTIARIFAMALNATGGPSADFDLDDPRCREIAEGRSLDVLEIDGASNNGVEQVRELRDTARFAPAASTYKIYIIDEVHMLTTAAFNALLKTLEEPPAHVKFLFATTDPERVLPTILSRCQRFDLRRIPATLIVRHLQSIAEAEGVTIATPALQAIARGADGGMRDAESTLDQLISFCGDRIEESDVLSMFGLAARGQILALARAVLESNPAAALTELNELARNGKDLSRLLHDLLQHFRNLMIAQVTHGDLSLLEVTESEALELAGQTSTASQDAVTRILDILTSAERRLRDAVARKIFFEVTLLKAIEARNAVNLDLVLQHLQQLRHEAAPAAPQPPTPPSSPAAPTAAPVAANPSHPASRPSVDTPAAAPARAPAPAPPIPAPTSSAPSAPAQEGIPDDPVSLWTRLVAAASPMARAALQSGHPLHIERGVLSVGYPPAHDHQRTLVDQERTRKALEARLSALGAPLTLRFIRLPDDPAADPATPSPAPTPPPASTPRTPPPAASSTAAPARRRPAPTDKVAPIKIDPVEFKNDPLIKEALELFKGELVIPDTPAPE